Proteins encoded by one window of Aliivibrio wodanis:
- the accD gene encoding acetyl-coenzyme A carboxylase carboxyl transferase subunit beta, with protein sequence MSWLEKIFNTSNIVSSRKASIPEGVWTKCTSCEQVLYSAELERNLEVCPKCDHHMRMKARKRLETFLDAEGRVEIGQELEPKDLLKFKDSKRYKDRISAAQKSSNETDALIVMKGTLLELPVVACAFEFSFMGGSMGSVVGARFVKAVDAAIENNCPLVCFSASGGARMQEALMSLMQMAKTSAALARLSRKGLPFFSVLTDPTMGGVSASLAMLGDINIGEPKALIGFAGRRVIEQTVREDLPEGFQRSEFLLEHGAIDMIVDRREMRQRIGGLMAKMTNQASPLVVSVDGPQ encoded by the coding sequence AATATTGTTAGTTCACGTAAAGCATCGATCCCTGAAGGGGTTTGGACGAAATGTACGTCATGTGAACAAGTGCTTTATTCAGCAGAGCTAGAACGTAATCTAGAAGTGTGTCCTAAATGTGACCATCATATGCGAATGAAAGCTCGTAAACGTTTAGAAACGTTTTTAGATGCAGAAGGCCGTGTAGAAATTGGTCAAGAATTAGAACCAAAAGATCTTTTAAAATTTAAAGATTCAAAACGCTATAAAGATCGTATTTCGGCAGCACAGAAATCAAGTAATGAAACAGATGCTCTTATCGTAATGAAAGGAACATTATTAGAATTACCTGTTGTTGCTTGTGCATTTGAATTCTCATTTATGGGTGGTTCAATGGGTTCTGTTGTTGGCGCTCGTTTTGTTAAAGCTGTTGATGCGGCAATTGAAAACAATTGCCCATTAGTTTGCTTCTCTGCAAGTGGTGGTGCTCGTATGCAAGAGGCGCTTATGTCTCTAATGCAAATGGCAAAAACAAGTGCTGCACTAGCGCGTTTATCTCGTAAAGGCCTACCATTTTTCTCTGTACTGACTGATCCAACAATGGGCGGCGTATCAGCAAGTTTAGCAATGCTAGGTGATATTAATATTGGTGAGCCAAAAGCTTTAATCGGTTTTGCTGGCCGCCGTGTTATCGAGCAAACTGTTCGTGAAGATTTGCCAGAAGGCTTCCAACGCAGCGAATTCTTATTAGAACATGGTGCAATTGATATGATTGTTGATCGCCGTGAAATGCGTCAGCGTATTGGTGGTTTAATGGCAAAAATGACAAATCAAGCATCACCATTAGTCGTCTCTGTCGATGGTCCTCAATAA